TCGACACCGGCACCTCACCGCTCGCCCGGGGACTCGCCGAGTATTGGCGGACCCGTCCGTCGTGGCTGGAGTTCGTCAATCACGTGAGCTTCGTCGACGAGTACTACTCCGACGACCGCTCGGCGATCGGCGTGTGGATCGGCGAAGGGGATGCCCGTGACTGAACGGAATGAGCCAGACGACATTCGGGTGCCGCAGGCGGAGCTGCGCCGTCTGGTCGACGAGGACGTGCTCATCGAGGACGGCGGCAACGCGGTCATCTACTGGTGCGAGTACCGCCAGCAGAGGTACCTCTACAAGCGCTTCCGCGAGGAGCACCGGACCGCCGTGGACGAGGCCGCGCTGGTCCGGCTCGTCCGATGGCGCCGTGCCCTGTCGCCGGCGTCGCGTACGGAACTCGACCAGCTCGCCGCATGGCCGCGCCACGTCGTGTACACCGACACCGGTCAGCTCGGTGGAGTGCTGATGCCCGCCGCCGGACCCCGCTACTTCCGGCCGGTCCGGGACGGTCGACGCACCCCCCGTGGCCTGTACGAGCTCATCGGCTCCCCAAACCGTCCGGGGGCACCCCTGGCGGTACGGGTCAGCGTGCTGGGTCGGCTGATCAAGGTCGTCCGGTGGCTGCACCGCCAAGGCGTCGTCGTCAACGACCTGCAACCGGACAACCTGCTCTACCACTGCGCCGAGTCCGGTGCGGCCGTGTACGCCGTGGACTGCGACTCGATGGTGTCGCCGGCGCAGTGGGGCCGCACCGGCCCGTTGGCCGTACCGGACCTGATGAGCGAGGTGCTGCCGGTCGACACCGAGCCTACCGTCGAGACCGACCTGACCAAGCTCTTCTGGATCGTCGCCAGGGTGCTGCTCGACGAACCGTCGGCGATCGGCATCGGACCACGGGATCAAGCGCTCCTGCTCGGCGCCGTACCCGCCGCTACCCGCCGGCACATGACGGCGCTCCTGCACGATCCGACCGACCAGGCCTCCTGGGCGGCGCTGGCGACCGAGTGGAACGTGCCGCTGCCGCCTCGGTCGTCACCGCGTCGGCCGCCGGAGCCCGTCCCCGCGGCACTGCCGAGGTGGAGTCACCGGGGTGGCTGGTTGCCGCCGGGGTGGTCGTACCGCCCCCCGCCGGGCCCGCCGGTGCTGCCCGCGCGGCTCAACGGTAAGCGGACGGCGCGCTCCGTCCGGGTGGCGGTCTCCGCACTCGTCGGGTCGGCAGCGGCCGCGATGACGCTGTTGTCCGTGCTGATCGTGCAGCTGGTGCTGGGAGGACGGTGAGATGAGTTCGTTGCGAGTCCTTGTTGACGGGCAGGAGGTCGAGCTGCCGGAGGACGTGCACTACCTCCTGCGGGACGGCGAGCGGTTGACCGTCAGTCCGACGCCGGCCGACGCGGAACCGGACCGGCAGCTCGGCTTCTTCGTACCGATCCTCGGGCGGTGGTTCTTCCACGCCGACAACGTGCCGGCCGCCCGGGTGCTGCGCATCGACGGGGCGGCAGTCCGCAACGTCCGGCAGGAGCTGCCCACCGGCCGGGTGACCGAGGTGGCGTTGACGACCGACGTGGCCACCCGCCCGGTGAACCCACGCCGGCCGGCCGACGGCGATCACACCCCGGCACCCCCACCGCCCCCGCCGGTCCACACCGCTGCGCCACCCCGTGGCGCAATCAGGTATGTCATCGGCCGGGTGGGCACCAAAGCAGACATCCCCGTTGACGACCCGCTGGTCCGCGCCCGCCACGCCACCGTCCGTATCGACAGCAAGGGCCGCTGGTGGATCGCCGGCGAGCTGTACGTCGACGGGGTCCGACGGATGTCGGCGACCCTCACGGACGGACAGGTCTTCGTCGTCGGGCAGACCGCCGTCACCGTGAGCCCGGACCTGCTGCCGAACGCCCCCGGCCAGACGGGACCCCGCCCCGGCGTCCGCGAGCTGCGCAGCGGGGAGTTGCGACGCCCCACCACTGAGACCGGCCTCGCCGTCCGCCTCGACCATGTGACGGCCGTCGGGGACAAGGGCAAGGTGCTCCTCGACGACGTCAGCCTCGACATCGCCCCCGGGCAAGTGGTTGCCGTGGTCGGCCCGTCCGGCGCCGGCAAGTCCTCCCTGATCAAGGTACTGATGGGCGAGCTGACGGAGACGTCTGGCAAGGTCCACCTCGGTCCGGGTACGGATGGAAGGACTGATCCACAGCTGCGCCGGCGACAGGTCCGGTATGTGCCGCAGGGCGACGAGGACCTGTTCAAGACGTTGACGGTACGGGAGACGCTGAGCTATGCGGCCCGCCTCCGCGCCGCTGCGGACACGCTGCCCCGGGAGATCGATGACCGGGTCGGGGATGTTCTGCGCCGGCTGGGCCTGGACCAGCCGGCCGATCTCCCGGACCGTCGGGTCGGCAACCTGTCGGGCGGGCAGCGCCGGCGGGTGTCGATCGGCACGGAACTCGTCGGCAGCCCGCAGCTGCTTCTGCTGGACGAGCCGACCAGCGGCCTCGACCCCGGCAAGGACCGCGCGATCATGGCCGACCTCCGGGCGGTGAGCGTCACCTACCACTGCACGGTGCTCATCGTCACCCACTCCACGGAGCATCTCGGCCTGGTGGACAGAGTGGTCGTCGTCGCCAAGGGCGGACGCGTCCACGACGCGGGTCCTCCGGAAACGGTGCTGCGTACGCTCGGCCACGCCACCTGGGCCGACCTCATGGTGGAACTCGACCGGGAACCGGCAACGCCGGAGAACCGGCCGGTCACGGCGGGCAGCACGCCACCACGGAGCCCGCTGCCCGCCCGGTGGGACCTGGCCGGGCTCCGCACCCTGCTGCACCGGCAGTTCACGCTCACCTCCCGGCGGGGCCTCAGGTCCCTGGCGGTGCTGCTCGCGGTGCCACTGATCTGTACGGGCTTCGCGGTCGTCGCCTCACCCGACGGGCTCCGGCCGGGGGCGGAAATGGGGGCGGTGCTGGCCATCCTCGTCACCGTGGCGGCACTCACGGGGGCCGCCCTGACCTACCCCGACATCGTCGGCGACGAGAAGACCCTGCGCCGTGACTTCCGGGTGGGTGTCGAGACAGCGCCAATGATCCTCGCCAAGGCGCTCGTCTACTCCGGCGTTTGCGCCGTCCTGGCCGGTGTGGTCACCGTGGCGTTCGCACTGGTCCGCGCGCTGCCTCCGATGGTGTACGGCGTGCCACCGCTCGCCATGCTCTACGGCGTGGTCCTGCTGACGATGCTCGCGTCGATGGGGCTGGGCATGTTCATCTCGGCGGGCTCCCCGAGTCTGGAACGGGCGGTCACGTGGAGCACGCTGCTGGCCGTGACGCAGGTGGCGCTCAGCGGCACCCTCTTCCGGCTCGGCGGGGTGATCGGGGTTGCCACCGGCGTCCTGCCCACCCGGCTGGGGCTGGCCGCCGTCGCCTCCTATTCCGACCTTAACCGGCATCGCCGTCCTGCCCTGTACGAGGACTGGATGTGGGACAGCGGCGTCGGCAGGTTCTGGGTCCTCAACATCATGGCCATGCTCGTGTTCCTGGTCGCCGTCGCCGGTGCGGTCCGGCTCCTGCACCGACGATGGACACGATGACCGCAGGAACCGGGCCGCCGCCATGATCAGCACGCCGGACAGAACCGCACCCAAGGCCCGCTGAGCGCCGGCGTACGTCGTCGGGTCGGTCCCGCGGGTAGTAGGTCAGCGCGCTGCCGTGCCCCAGCCACCGGCGCAAGCCGAGCGAGAAGCCGCGGGCCCGATCGTCGGCGACGTCGGTGAGCCCCACCTGGTCGAGCACGTCGTCGATCCGGTGCTCCGCGCATCACGTAGCGGCGCATCCACTACTTCGGACGGCCGGCGACCTCACGTCGCCCGCTGCGGACCGACTAGTTCTCCGGCCAAGACGCGGAGCGGCCGACCAGCGCGAGGATCCGTGCCAGTGGCTCGCCGTCGTCGGGTACGGACAGTCGGGGGGCGAAGGCAGCGCCGGGGGCGAGCCGGCGATCGTCGTCGGGAATCGCCTCGGCGACGGTGACCGCCGCCCGCAGCAGCTCCGCCGGCAACGCGAACGGCAGCGCGAGGGAGCGGGCGACGTCCCAGCCGTGCACCACGTAGTCGATGAAGTGGAAGCTGATCGCCTGCCGGCCCGGCACCCGGACCCCCTCGCCGAACTCGGGGAGGGCGAACGTCCGGTCGAGCACGCCGGGCGCCCGGAAGGCGGCGATGACCTGCTCTGCGGCGTCCGCATGGTCCGCCGCGGGGCGGTCGCCGAGGGGGCGGACCCGCCACTCGTCGAGGGAGGCGCCGTCGCCACGGGCCGAGGCGGCGAAGCCGAGATGCTGCGCGGTCAGGTGCGCCAGCAGGGCGGCCAGGTCCCAGCCGGCGCAGGGCGTCGGCCGGCCCAGGTCCGCCGGGCGTACGCGTTCGACCAGCGCCACGGTCGCCCGTACGGCTGCCTCGTCCGCCGCGCGGAGATCCGGAATAGTATGCATACGCTTACGGTCTGCTGAAGCGTACGGTATGTCAAGGTGTATCTTCCCGAGGTGACCGCCGTACCCCCTCGTGACCAGGACGACCGGCCCGACCTGGCCGCCGTGG
This genomic interval from Micromonospora sp. CCTCC AA 2012012 contains the following:
- a CDS encoding ATP-binding cassette domain-containing protein, with the protein product MSSLRVLVDGQEVELPEDVHYLLRDGERLTVSPTPADAEPDRQLGFFVPILGRWFFHADNVPAARVLRIDGAAVRNVRQELPTGRVTEVALTTDVATRPVNPRRPADGDHTPAPPPPPPVHTAAPPRGAIRYVIGRVGTKADIPVDDPLVRARHATVRIDSKGRWWIAGELYVDGVRRMSATLTDGQVFVVGQTAVTVSPDLLPNAPGQTGPRPGVRELRSGELRRPTTETGLAVRLDHVTAVGDKGKVLLDDVSLDIAPGQVVAVVGPSGAGKSSLIKVLMGELTETSGKVHLGPGTDGRTDPQLRRRQVRYVPQGDEDLFKTLTVRETLSYAARLRAAADTLPREIDDRVGDVLRRLGLDQPADLPDRRVGNLSGGQRRRVSIGTELVGSPQLLLLDEPTSGLDPGKDRAIMADLRAVSVTYHCTVLIVTHSTEHLGLVDRVVVVAKGGRVHDAGPPETVLRTLGHATWADLMVELDREPATPENRPVTAGSTPPRSPLPARWDLAGLRTLLHRQFTLTSRRGLRSLAVLLAVPLICTGFAVVASPDGLRPGAEMGAVLAILVTVAALTGAALTYPDIVGDEKTLRRDFRVGVETAPMILAKALVYSGVCAVLAGVVTVAFALVRALPPMVYGVPPLAMLYGVVLLTMLASMGLGMFISAGSPSLERAVTWSTLLAVTQVALSGTLFRLGGVIGVATGVLPTRLGLAAVASYSDLNRHRRPALYEDWMWDSGVGRFWVLNIMAMLVFLVAVAGAVRLLHRRWTR
- a CDS encoding TIGR03086 family metal-binding protein, coding for MHTIPDLRAADEAAVRATVALVERVRPADLGRPTPCAGWDLAALLAHLTAQHLGFAASARGDGASLDEWRVRPLGDRPAADHADAAEQVIAAFRAPGVLDRTFALPEFGEGVRVPGRQAISFHFIDYVVHGWDVARSLALPFALPAELLRAAVTVAEAIPDDDRRLAPGAAFAPRLSVPDDGEPLARILALVGRSASWPEN